Below is a window of Dietzia timorensis DNA.
CCCAGATGAGGCCATTAGACTCCGGATCATCAACCCCCGGGATGGCTCCGCCGACCCACGCGAAAACCTTGTGCCAAAACCACATGATCGCGGAGATCGGTATATAGATCAGATTGTCTGTAATGAAGGACATCGAATGGTGACCTTTGAACTTTCTAGCAACTGGTGAAGCGGACAGAAGAAACGAAACGGGTCAAAAGTGTTATGGGGATCGGGGCGGCGGAACCGGATCCCAACCGCCCTTCGACCATGGCGCACAACGAAGGATCCGCCACATGATCAAACCGGAGCCCCGAAGTGCGCCGTGTACTTTGAGTGCTTCGAGAGCGTACTCACTACAGGTGGGTTCGAACCGACATGAGGGAGGGAAAAGCGGAGAAACCGCTTCGCGGTAAAAGACAACAATGAGGGTCAGCCCGCGGGATAAGAGACTGCCACGGCCTGTATCGTCACGTGACATAGTTGAGTCCTCCGATTGTGTAGTACCCACACTCGTCAATTGTCGAGAGTTCTCAACCATTGTCGGGCAATTCGTCGAGGCGTCGTAGAGCCTTCTGCGCCGCACGGCGGCCCGCGTCGATCACCTCACGACTCAGACGGGAATGATCGGCAGCGGTCGCCGGGGGGAGCGCCCTGACCACGAAGTCAATACCCTCATACTCCGGCGTAACCAGATCAGCACAGATATGACGAAGCCGTCGACTCATGCGGTGCCTCTGCACCGAATTGCCGACGGCTTTACTCACGACCAGACCGAACCTCGGCCCGCTGGTCCGCTCCGCTGAGGGGGGAAAAGCTCTCGCATGTACGACGACGCTCGCGCGTCCCGCACGAACGCCAAAGCGCATGACGGCACGAAAATCGGCCGCCATGCGCAGGCGGTGCGGGTATGGCAGCACAGCGTAGCTCTCTTCGGGCTAGCTGGCCACGGCTTAAGCCGTCAGCTTAGCGCGACCCTTGCGGCGACGACCTGCAACGATCGAGCGTCCGGCACGCGTCCGCATGCGG
It encodes the following:
- the yidD gene encoding membrane protein insertion efficiency factor YidD is translated as MVENSRQLTSVGTTQSEDSTMSRDDTGRGSLLSRGLTLIVVFYREAVSPLFPPSCRFEPTCSEYALEALKVHGALRGSGLIMWRILRCAPWSKGGWDPVPPPRSP
- the rnpA gene encoding ribonuclease P protein component is translated as MLPYPHRLRMAADFRAVMRFGVRAGRASVVVHARAFPPSAERTSGPRFGLVVSKAVGNSVQRHRMSRRLRHICADLVTPEYEGIDFVVRALPPATAADHSRLSREVIDAGRRAAQKALRRLDELPDNG
- the rpmH gene encoding 50S ribosomal protein L34; its protein translation is MAKGKRTYQPNNRRRAKTHGFRLRMRTRAGRSIVAGRRRKGRAKLTA